In Schistocerca piceifrons isolate TAMUIC-IGC-003096 chromosome 9, iqSchPice1.1, whole genome shotgun sequence, the following proteins share a genomic window:
- the LOC124717342 gene encoding cuticle protein 16.5-like, whose protein sequence is MKVLAIFVVALAAIACAEEEKKQEKRGLLGLGYGGYGGYGYGGFGHGIGIAAAAPAISYAAPAVSYAAPAIAAAPAVSYAAPAIAAAPAVSYAAPAVAVAPAVAKVAVAAAPAAVSSVSRVSYSTTHYAPAVAAAPAVAVAPAVAKVAAVAAPAVSYAAAPAVSYAAAPAVSYAAAPAISYAAPAIAKVAAAPAISYAAPSLSLGHYGGLGGYSLGSYGYGYGHH, encoded by the exons ATGAAGGTCCTG GCCATTttcgtcgtcgccctcgcggccaTCGCCTGCGCTGAGGAGGAGAAGAAGCAGGAGAAGAGAGGCCTGCTGGGTCTGGGATACGGAGGCTACGGAGGTTACGGCTACGGAGGATTCGGTCACGGAATCGGGATCGCCGCAGCGGCGCCCGCCATCTCGTACGCGGCACCTGCA GTGAGCTACGCCGCCCCCGCCATAGCCGCCGCCCCTGCTGTCAGctacgccgcccccgccatcgccgccgcccccgccgtcagCTACGCCGCCCCCGCTGTCGCCGTCGCCCCCGCCGTGGCTAAGGTGGCcgtcgccgccgcccccgcagccgtcTCCAGCGTGTCCCGCGTCAGCTACTCCACGACGCACTACGCCCCCGCAGTGGCCGCCGCCCCCGCAGTGGCCGTCGCCCCCGCCGTCGCCAAGGTGGCCGCTGTCGCCGCCCCCGCGGTGAGCTACGCCGCCGCCCCCGCGGTGAGCtacgccgccgcccccgcagtGAGCTACGCCGCTGCGCCGGCCATCAGctacgccgcccccgccatcgCCAAGGTGGCCGCCGCCCCTGCCATCAGCTACGCCGCCCCCAGCCTGAGCCTGGGCCACTACGGCGGCCTGGGAGGCTACAGCCTGGGTAGCTACGGCTACGGCTACGGTCACCACTAA